A stretch of the Perca flavescens isolate YP-PL-M2 chromosome 10, PFLA_1.0, whole genome shotgun sequence genome encodes the following:
- the ndufc1 gene encoding NADH dehydrogenase [ubiquinone] 1 subunit C1, mitochondrial: MTFNRLLYRAALVSKVGSRSVFTSSKPDTVNPNWVRVGLAFGTSAFLWGLLFKQHSTDEHEYKVRNGLE; encoded by the exons ATGACTTTCAACCGGTTATTATATAGGGCTGCTCTCGTCAGCAAAG ttggatccaGGTCTGTATTCACAAGCTCCAAGCCTGACACTGTCAACCCCAACTGGGTGAGGGTGGGCCTTGCCTTTGGAACATCTGCTTTCCTTTGGGGCCTG CTATTCAAGCAGCACAGCACAGATGAACACGAGTACAAAGTGAGGAATGGCCTGGAATAA
- the mgarpa gene encoding apoptosis-inducing factor 1, mitochondrial isoform X10, whose translation MFSCRAAWQRCGPLARRAAYTRLPRDVVQRRPMSSVPGGSGENIVYTLLCGGAFVGALSYAYSTVSTDSARFNDRIAEINARPKTEWAPKPWPPKSKDEEEV comes from the exons ATGTTTTCTTGCAGAGCAGCCTGGCAAAGGTGTGGGCCTCTGGCTCGCAGAGCAGCCTACACTAGGTTGCCCCGGGATG TTGTGCAGCGGCGACCAATGTCATCTGTTCCTGGTGGGTCTGGGGAGAACATAGTCTACACTCTGCTGTGTGGTGGAGCCTTTGTTGGTGCTCTTTCATAC GCATACAGCACCGTGTCCACAGACAGCGCCAGGTTCAATGATCGCATTGCAGAAATCAACGCCAGACCCAAGACAGAGTGGGCACCTAAACCATGGCCACCTAAGA